TGACCGTGCAGGTGACCTCGGTGGCACCGGTGAGGCAGGTCGGTTTCGCGCCGACCAGCCAGTCGCCGGCGCTGCCGAGGAACCGGGCGGCGCGGGCCTCGCCCGCGCCCGCCGGGGCGTGCAGCGTCCGCTGGGCGTTGACCCCGCTCTGCGCCGCGTGCAGCGCGGTGGAGCGGGCCACGAACCAGACCGCCACCTGGACGGAGGCGAAGAGCAGCACCAGCACCGCGGGCATCACGACGGCCAGCTCGACGGGGTTCGCGCCCCGGTCCGTACTGGCGGCGGTGAGGCGGCGTCGGACGGCCCGGACGGCGGCGCGCAGGCCGGCCCGGACGGCGGCGCGCGGACCGGGCCGGCCGGGGACGCGGGAGGGCGTGCCGGGGGACCGGACGGCGGCGGCCGTCCGGTCCCGGGACGCGACGGCGGGACGGATGCGGATCACCTGGTCGGGATGCCGTCCATCCACGCCTTGGCCTTGGTCGCGACCAGGGCGGTGACGGTGATGCCGGCCGCGACCAGCCCGGCGATGATCACCGCGGTCGGCACCGGGCTGTCGCCCCGGTCGGCCTCGCGGCGCAGCTCGGACAGGCGGGCCACCGTGGCGACGTAGAGGAAGGTGAGCAGTTGCATCGGGGTGCTCCTTGTCGGGGAGGGGACTACAGGCGGGCCACGAAGGGGTAGAGGATGAAACCGAGCAGGACGAAGACCAGCAGCGAGCCGGGGATGTCGAGGCGGCTGGTGACCCCCTCGGCCCGGGCCAGGTTGTCGGTGCGGATCTGGTCCCGCAGCGAGTCCGCGCGGCTGCGCAGGGTCTCGTGCACCTGCGCGCCCTCGCTGCCGGAGTTGCGCATGATCGCCCCGACGTCGCCCAGCTCCGGGATGCCGATCCGCTCGGCCAGCTCCTGGAGCTCGTCCCACGGGGAGTGCATCTGCATCTGCGCGATCCGCAGCGACTCCTGGATCCGGTCGAAGACCCAGCCGTCGCAGACCGCCGCCGCGCGTTCCAGCGACTGCACCGGGCCGTGCGCCGCCGAGAGCTGCAACGCCACCAGGTCCAGGTAGGTGCAGACCGCCTGGCGGAACTCGTCGCGGGCGGCGTCCGCCTTCGCCAGCACCGCCCGGTGGGCGAGCAGCGCACAGACCATCGCCATCCCGATGCTGCCCAGCACCGGTACGGCCACCGGCAGGTGGACCCCGCCGAGGAAGAGCACCGCGCCGAGCACGGTCGGGATGGCCAGCCCGACCAGTCCGGAGAGGAGCACGGAGAGGGCGTACTGCTCGGGGGTCTGGTCGATCAGGGCGAGCTGCCGGTGCGGCGGGCTGAGCCAGCGGGAGAAGCCGCCCAGCCAGTCCGGCCCGCGCGTCGGGGCGACGGTGCCGGGCGGCTGGTGCAGCCGGCGCAGCGCGGGACCGAGCGCCGGGGACGCCGGCAGCGCCTCGCGGACCAGCAGGAACAGGCCCAGCCCCACCCCCGCGCCGCCGAGCACGGCGATCGCGAGCTGCCAGTTGAGCATCATGCGACCGCCTCCTGAAGATCCGGGGCGGGCAGGAAGCGGGCCGGCGGCGGGGGCTGGCTCATCGACCGCACCCAGACCAGCAGCCCGACGAACGCCGCGCTGAGCACCGCCATCACGAGCTGGCCGAGGACGCTGCCGTACGGGCGGACGTAGTCGATGTTCAGCAGCCCGTACGCGAGCACGACCAGGGTCATGCCGGTGAGGAAGCGGACCGCGAACCGGGGCTGGGTGCGCTTGGCCTCCACCTCGCGCCGGGTGGCCACCTCGGCGGCGGCGGCCGAGGCGATCGAGCCGAGCACGTCGCCGAGGCGCTCACCCCGGTCGGTGAGGTGCAGGATCAGCGCGGCCACCACCTGATCGCAGACCGGGTCGCCGATCTCGTCGGCGAAGGCGAGCAGGGCGGCGCGGGCCGTCCAGCCGGCCTGGAGGCGGGCGGCGAGCAGCCGCACCTCCTCCTGGATCTCCTCCGGGACGGTGGCGATGGTGCCGATGATGGCCTGCTGGAGGCCCTGCCCGGTGGCGGAGACGTCCTTGAGCCGGCGGGTCCACTCGCCGACCGCCTCGATCCGGGCGATGGTCCGCTGCTCGGCCTTGCCGACGGCGAAGAGCCAGGGCACACCGGGCACCGCCACCGCCACGATCAGCCCCACCACCGGCAACCCGCTGAGCAGGAACGCGACCGCCCCGGCGACCAGCGCCACGGCGAGCCGGGCCTGGTGGATCCGGCGTTCCCGCCGGCCGGCGCCGGAGCCGACCCAGATCCGGCGCAGGCCCCGCCCGGCGGCCGGCCGGGGTCGGACGGGCTTGCGGGTGCCGACCACCGCGACCACGGCCAGGACCAGCCCGGCCACGCAGGCCGCCCCGGAGACGACCGCGATCAGCTCGATCTCGCTCATCGGAGTGTCTCCGTTCGCGACTGCGGGGCTCGCAACCCCGGCTCACTCCTCGCGCTCACCGGCGCACCGCCGGGCCGAGGCGGCTGTGCCGGGGACGACGCCAGGCGCCGGCGCCGGCCTCGATGAACCGGGTCAGCAGCCGGGCGTCGTAGCCGACCCGCAGCAGCTGGTCGCGGATACGTTCGGGCAGGTGGCGGGGGACCGCCCGGCCGTCCGGGCCGGGGCCGAAGACCGACGTGGTGATGATCCGGTTGCCCTCGCCGACCCCGATCACCTCCTCCACGTGGGAGACGAAGCGGTGCTTGCGGCCACCGATCGCGGTCTCGTCCTCGACGGTCACGTAGACGATCAGGTCGAGGGCGTTGCCGGCCATCCGGCGGGCCTGGTCGACCGTCATCTCCCGGCCGTGGGCCAGCGCCAGCTCGATGATCCGCTCGCTCACCCCGGCCGGGGTACGGGCGTGGATGGTGCACATCGACCCGCGGCTGGTGGTCATCGCCTGGAGCATCGGCACGATCTCCCGGGACCGCACCTCGCCGACGATGATCCGCAGCACGCCCATCCGCAGCGACACCGGGATCAGGTCGGCGATGCTCACCTCGCCGGCGGGTCGGCCGTCCAGGCCGCGCTCGCCGTGCCCCTCCCGGGACTCGAAGCTCATCACCGCCCGGTGCTTGTGCCCGCGCCGGGCGGGCAGCAGCTCCCGGCTCTCCTCCAGCAGCACGTACGGCTCGTCCGGCGGGATCTCGTCCATCAGCGCCCGGATGACGGTGGTCTTCCCCGCCCCGGCCAGCCCGGCGACCATGATGTTCAGCCCGGCCCGCATGGACGCGCGGAGGAAGTCGCGCAGCAGCGGGTCGATCATCTCGTCCAGGTCGGGACGGGTGCCGCAGATGTCCTCCAGGCTCACGTCCAGCGTGTTGTGCTTGCGGATCACCGCGTACGGGCGGTGGCTGACCAGGAAGACCGCCGCGAGCCGGCTGCCGTCGGGCAGTTGCAGGTCCAGCGTCGGCTTCGAGGTGGACAGCGACCGTTCGGTGGCCCCGGCCCGGCGGGCCGCCGCCTGGAGGATCTCCACCAGCTCCTCGTCGCTGTCGGCGATCGGCTCGGCCCAGTCGACGCCACCGCCGTGCCGGGTGATCCGCACCTGGTCGCAGCCGAGGATGTGCACCTCCTCGATGGAGTCGTCGACCAGCAGCGTCTGGAGCCGTCCCAGGCCGACCAGTTCGGCGGTCACCTGGTCGAGCAGGGTCCGCTCCTCGTCGGCGGTGAGCGGGGTGCCGGCCCGGCGTACCGAGTCGGCGTAGCCGGAGACGACGGCGACCGCGAGCCGGGCCCGTTCGACCTCCTCCTCGTTGGCGTCGAAGTCCCGGCCACGCTGCCACTGGGTGAGCCGCTCGCTGAGTTCCCGCCGCAGCTCGCGGACCACGGCGAAGTCCACCCTGGGCCGGGGCGGCGGCGCCGGGGCGGGCGCGGCGACCGGCGGCGCGTGGTGGTGGCGTCCGTTCGCCGGGGGCAGCGGCGGCATCGTCGAGGTCGCGCCCGGCTGCGGGCGACGCGGGTCGTGGTGGACCGGCTCAAACCGCATCGGGGACCTCCTGCGTCGCCGGCCAGGCCAGTCGGGCCCGGCGGCGGTCCAGCAGCGCCCGGACCGGCGTCTCCAGCCCGGCGGCCGCGCGCATCAGCGGCCGTCCGGCACGGACGGTGCCGCCGAGGCTGAGCACCTGCGCGGTACGCCGGTCCTCCGGCAACCGGCCGATCACCGGCACCCGCAGCGCCTTGCTGATCTCGCCTTTGCCGTGGCCGTCGCCGACCACCAGCAGCCGCAGCGTGCCCGGCGGCACCCGGTGCTCGGTGAAGTCCCGCTCGATCGCCCGGATCATCGACCGGGTGGCCGACAGGTCGGGCAGTTGTGCCCGGGTGACCAGCAGCACCACCGTGGCGGCGCGCAGGATCGGCCACGGTGGACCGGCCACCTGGAGCCGGCCGCAGTCGGCGATCACGTCGTACGGCGGTTGGCCCTTCTCCAGGTCGCCGAAGAAGTCCGCGAAGCGCTGCCAGAGCGGGGTGACGCTGCCGGCCTGGGCCGGGTCGACGACGCCGGGCAGCAGCAGCCGTTCCCGTTTCGGGGCGTCCAGGTCGACCAGTTGGGACCAGAACGCCGACTCCAGGTTGCCGTCGCGCAGTTCGCCGACGGCCAGTTCGCCGATGCCCCGGGGCCCGTCGAGTGCGCCGCCGAGGTAGCCGGCGAGGACCGTCCCGCCGGCCGGGTCGCACTCGGCGAGCACCAGCCGTCGGTGCCAGCTCAGGGTGCAGGCCAGCGCGGACGTGGTGACGCCGGGCGAGCCCTTCGCCGAGACCAGCGCGATGATCGCCATGCTCAGGCCGCCTCGACCAGCACCAGGGCGATCCGCTCCTGCGCGGCCAGCACCACCACCGCCGGCACGTCCCGGGTCGGCAGCGCCACGTAGACCACCACGTCCTCGTTCTCCGGGGTGGCCGTGTCGATCACGGTGCCGGTGAACCGGGTGCCCGGCGCCTGGCTGTCGTCGTCGGCGGGGGTGCTGACCAGCAGCACCTTGTCGCCGGGGTGCAACTTGCGGGCGGGCACCTGGCTGGGCTTGAGCCCGAGCGCGATCTGCTGCTGGCCCGGGCCGAGCAGGGGAGCGTCGGTGAGCTGCTCCATGGTCAGCAGGGTGCCGGGGGTCAGCCCCACCGCCGCCCGCTTGCCGACCACCTCGTCGAGTTGCTTCGCCGGCACCGGGGACAGCCCGGCCCCACCGGAGACCTGCACGCTGACCAGGTCGTCGGCGCTGAGCGTCCGGCCGACCTCGACCGGGCGGGCGACCGCCAGGTAGCTGCCGGTGGCGCGTACCGAGGTGACCGCGAACGCCGCGCCGAGGCCGCCGAGCGCGATCAGCAGCACCGCCAGCCCGAGCAGGCCGGGGCGGGTCCGGCGTTGCCGGACCACCTTGGGCGGGGCGACCGGCGCGTCGACCGGGGTGCCGTTGCGGGTGACCAGGCTCATCGGGTAACCACCTGAAGCTCGTCGATCTCGATCGGAATGGTGCCGCTGGTCCGGGTCTGCGGGATGACGCCGCTCTCGCCGCCCCCGCTCCAGGTCACCGTCCAGTACGTGGTGGCGCTGACCCGGTACGTGCCGGCCTTCGGGTAGCCGGAGTCGTAGCCGCAGTCGGGCGAGGTCTTCCCGGCGCGCTTGCCCTTCGCGTCGTACTCGGTGCCCTCGTCGGCGCAGGTGACCTTGACGCCGTTGCCCATGTTCCAGACGATCCGGTCGAACCGGGCGACGAGTTCCACCCGCAGGCCCCGGTCCTCCTCGGATTCGGTGATCGTCGGCCCGAAGTAGTTCCGGCCCTCGCTGGCCCACATCCAGACCGGCAGGCCGACCAGGCCGGGGCCGGTGCTGCGGCGGGGCGCCACCGCGATCCGGGGCGGCAGCATGGAGATCCGGGCCAGCGCCCGGCGGGCCAGTTCCTCCGGGTCGGGCGGGCTGCCGAAGCCGGGCGGCGGGGCGTCGCGCAGCACCACCGTCTGGGTGCCCAGGTCGCCGCCGTTGCAGGTCTGCACGTACCACTGCTGGCCCGCGGGAGCCTCGGGCTGCGGCTCGGCCAGCTTGTAGTAGCAGCCGTCGCCGTTGTTGAACCAGCCGAGGAACTCGTTGTAGCAGGGCAGCG
This genomic interval from Micromonospora coxensis contains the following:
- a CDS encoding CpaF family protein; translation: MRFEPVHHDPRRPQPGATSTMPPLPPANGRHHHAPPVAAPAPAPPPRPRVDFAVVRELRRELSERLTQWQRGRDFDANEEEVERARLAVAVVSGYADSVRRAGTPLTADEERTLLDQVTAELVGLGRLQTLLVDDSIEEVHILGCDQVRITRHGGGVDWAEPIADSDEELVEILQAAARRAGATERSLSTSKPTLDLQLPDGSRLAAVFLVSHRPYAVIRKHNTLDVSLEDICGTRPDLDEMIDPLLRDFLRASMRAGLNIMVAGLAGAGKTTVIRALMDEIPPDEPYVLLEESRELLPARRGHKHRAVMSFESREGHGERGLDGRPAGEVSIADLIPVSLRMGVLRIIVGEVRSREIVPMLQAMTTSRGSMCTIHARTPAGVSERIIELALAHGREMTVDQARRMAGNALDLIVYVTVEDETAIGGRKHRFVSHVEEVIGVGEGNRIITTSVFGPGPDGRAVPRHLPERIRDQLLRVGYDARLLTRFIEAGAGAWRRPRHSRLGPAVRR
- a CDS encoding SAF domain-containing protein is translated as MSLVTRNGTPVDAPVAPPKVVRQRRTRPGLLGLAVLLIALGGLGAAFAVTSVRATGSYLAVARPVEVGRTLSADDLVSVQVSGGAGLSPVPAKQLDEVVGKRAAVGLTPGTLLTMEQLTDAPLLGPGQQQIALGLKPSQVPARKLHPGDKVLLVSTPADDDSQAPGTRFTGTVIDTATPENEDVVVYVALPTRDVPAVVVLAAQERIALVLVEAA
- a CDS encoding TadE/TadG family type IV pilus assembly protein gives rise to the protein MRAAVRAVRRRLTAASTDRGANPVELAVVMPAVLVLLFASVQVAVWFVARSTALHAAQSGVNAQRTLHAPAGAGEARAARFLGSAGDWLVGAKPTCLTGATEVTCTVTGRSLSVVPGVSFGVRQTAHGTVERWTTP
- a CDS encoding P-loop NTPase family protein, translated to MAIIALVSAKGSPGVTTSALACTLSWHRRLVLAECDPAGGTVLAGYLGGALDGPRGIGELAVGELRDGNLESAFWSQLVDLDAPKRERLLLPGVVDPAQAGSVTPLWQRFADFFGDLEKGQPPYDVIADCGRLQVAGPPWPILRAATVVLLVTRAQLPDLSATRSMIRAIERDFTEHRVPPGTLRLLVVGDGHGKGEISKALRVPVIGRLPEDRRTAQVLSLGGTVRAGRPLMRAAAGLETPVRALLDRRRARLAWPATQEVPDAV
- a CDS encoding type II secretion system F family protein, producing MSEIELIAVVSGAACVAGLVLAVVAVVGTRKPVRPRPAAGRGLRRIWVGSGAGRRERRIHQARLAVALVAGAVAFLLSGLPVVGLIVAVAVPGVPWLFAVGKAEQRTIARIEAVGEWTRRLKDVSATGQGLQQAIIGTIATVPEEIQEEVRLLAARLQAGWTARAALLAFADEIGDPVCDQVVAALILHLTDRGERLGDVLGSIASAAAAEVATRREVEAKRTQPRFAVRFLTGMTLVVLAYGLLNIDYVRPYGSVLGQLVMAVLSAAFVGLLVWVRSMSQPPPPARFLPAPDLQEAVA
- a CDS encoding type II secretion system F family protein; protein product: MLNWQLAIAVLGGAGVGLGLFLLVREALPASPALGPALRRLHQPPGTVAPTRGPDWLGGFSRWLSPPHRQLALIDQTPEQYALSVLLSGLVGLAIPTVLGAVLFLGGVHLPVAVPVLGSIGMAMVCALLAHRAVLAKADAARDEFRQAVCTYLDLVALQLSAAHGPVQSLERAAAVCDGWVFDRIQESLRIAQMQMHSPWDELQELAERIGIPELGDVGAIMRNSGSEGAQVHETLRSRADSLRDQIRTDNLARAEGVTSRLDIPGSLLVFVLLGFILYPFVARL